From one Vidua chalybeata isolate OUT-0048 unplaced genomic scaffold, bVidCha1 merged haplotype W_reject_19, whole genome shotgun sequence genomic stretch:
- the LOC128783151 gene encoding uncharacterized protein LOC128783151 codes for MEQRSLRGPKLAWVQEEEEGPGAAPIVEIKEVVRFKTLQEDAAVDRTQEQDPARGLFRRTVEVPAMVRYIHQWLMDNQFAEQRLNRALLDLTEEQPADVVMTLLCVAPSCDRAAFTMWKSIMCSPRTAEPVQLMLLDVLGSWPEHSTFTSDGDKTGVFVLAATVVMWKILQVPCVPQMVTVYFPHLLVHLLFQVFFSTLDMPEEVDTFWKGCQQQYGLATSPNRFAVRTLKSLLCQMEHEDVVLAMERKRGWDTLLCADTHHYAVGLLAREISRVSIPLCSRIARYLLQLLSTLEPRWELPALAFLVEVLECLNLSGGSANRVLQILSRHLHSKCRDRRRLALRAPLKLIDNPSMSEKMGSLTESLVELLCDADGEIVSMAVMLLSFISRDKDMLIGSSIALRLVEALLPLFDHDNSQVQLLSILLFQTLLSLPLEKDKKALKTHVRQSLLPLFFHCHDEDGRVAQASQETLLCVAQFLKRRDLEKVVKKKKLWKFTECLLADDSSRAAEHLRQAMPYLESPEEPLREAAIRFLGMAGRQLRGKKEELQLICEALEGTANDISVAVGSLAIQTLYILQAVESAGYSLLDSLHDQLRRAWRTRPRLLGLGWLRCRSCAEC; via the exons ATGGAGCAGAGATCCCTGAGAGGGCCCAAGCTGGCctgggtgcaggaggaggaagaaggccctggagctgccccaatAGTGGAGATCAAAGAGGTGGTGCGGTTCAAGACTCTACAGGAgg atgcagccGTGGACCGCACACAAGAGCAGGACCCCGCCCGTGGCCTCTTCCGCAGAACAGTGGAG GTGCCCGCCATGGTGAGGTACATCCACCAGTGGCTCATGGACAATCAGTTTGCTGAGCAGAGGCTGAACAGGGCCCTCCTGGATCTCACCGAAGAACAGCCGGCTGATGTAGTAATGACACTCCTGTGTGTGGCCCCATCCTGTGACAG agctgctttcaccaTGTGGAAGAGCATCATGTGCTCGCCCAGGACTGCCGAGCCAGTGCAGCTGATGCTCCTCGATGTGCTGGGGAGTTGGCCAGAGCACAGCACGTTCACCTCTGATGGGGACAAAACGGGTGTCTTTGtcctggct GCAACTGTGGTGATGTGGAAGATCCTCCAGgtgccctgtgtcccacagaTGGTGACGGTGTATTTCCCCCACCTACTTGTGCATCTGCTCTTCCAAGTGTTCTTCAGCACTCTGGATATGCCAGAGGAGGTCGATACCTTCTGGAAGGGATGCCAGCAGCAATACGGccttgccaccagccccaacag GTTTGCAGTGCGGACCCTgaagtccctgctctgccaaatGGAGCACGAGGATGTGGTGCTGGCAATGGAACGCAAGCGTGGCTGGGACACgctgctgtgtgctgacacCCACCACTATGCCgtgggtctgctggccag ggagATATCCCGTGTCTCCATCCCCTTGTGCTCCCGGATCGCTCGctacctgctccagctgctcagcacactGGAGCCACGCTGGGAGCTGCCCGCCCTGGCCTTCCTTGTGGAG gtcctcGAGTGCCTGAACTTGAGTGGAGGCAGTGCTAACAGAGTCCTGCAAATCTTGTCAAGGCACCTGCACAGCAAGTGCAGGGACAGGCGTCGCCTGGCGCTCAGGGCACCTCTCAAGCTCATTGACAATCCCTCGATG agtgaaaaaatgggGAGCCTGACTGAAAGTCTTGTGGAGCTCCTGTGCGACGCAGATGGAGAGATAGTTAGCATGGCTGTCATGCTCCTCAGCTTTATCTCCCGGGACAAGGACATGCTGATAGGCAGCTCCATTGCACTGCGGCTGGTTGAGGCGCTCCTGCCACTCTTTGACCAC GACAATAGCCaggtgcagctgctctccatcctgctcttccaaacattgctgtctcttccactggaaaaggacaaaaaggccCTGAAGACACACGTGCgccagagcctgctgccacTCTTCTTCCACTGCCATGATGAGGATGGGcgtgtggcacag gcttctcagGAAACGCTGCTTTGTGTGGCCCAGTTCCTCAAGAGGAGGGATCTGGAAAAAgtggtgaagaagaagaagctgtGGAAGTTCACCGAGTGCCTG ctggcagacGACAGCAgcagagcggccgagcacctgcGCCAGGCCATGCCCTAcctggagagcccagaggagccccTGCGAGAGGCGGCCATCAGGTTCCTGG GGATGGCCGGGCGGCAGctgagggggaagaaggaagagctcCAGCTCATCTGTGAGG CCCTTGAAGGCACGGCAAATGACATCAGCGTCGCCGTTGGAAGCCTGGCAATTCAAACGTTGTACATCCTCCAGGCAGTAGAGAGCGCTGGATATTCCCTCTTGGACAGCCTGCATGATCAGCTCCGCAGGGCATGGAGGACACGGCCTCGTCTCTTGGGGCTCGGCTGGCTGCGCTGCCGGAGCTGTGCAGAGTGCTGA